The DNA region TGCGAAGCTACTACCGGTtgcagttcttttttttttctaggGGCGCGGCAGCAGCTTGGCCGGACACATTAGCCTGGCGAGCTGTCGCGCTGTGGCAAGAGTCCTGGGAAATTAAAGAGAAAATACATTTCCGTGATCCCTTTCGCTTCACTTATTGTACGAGTAGTGCTCCCTAGTACTGCGTGGCGTATGCTTGGATTGCTCTGGCCTTGGACAGTGGACAGCGACTACTGGAGTATTGGGCACGGAGGCATGTTCAGTTTAGGTGTACTACTTGACTTCCGGCGGCGGTAATCTTAAGGTACAGTAAGTACTTGAGACGGCAAAGCTGGTTTCTTATGCAAGTGCCGTGCGATCTTTGCGATGAGCCCGAGCTTAACTGTGGTGACAGCTGAAAATGACATGTAGTTTGGACATACTCCTGTTTGAACTTGTAAGTGCTTGCTTGATTCAAACGAAGGTAGTGCCGAGACGTGCTAGCTAAGCACACGCAGTAACACGCGTCCCATTTTTTGTGTGTTCTGCAGTGCGTGTTCATAATCCTTCCCAGACGCTGAGATGCCGCCTGGCTACACAAGGCAAGCACCAGATTTTTGGATGCTTCGTTCTTAGCAAGCCAAGCGCCGGCCAAATCTTGCGGTAGAAACCTCGCCGACCGCCTCCCATTGTTCGCATCCGATTCCAGCACGAGCGCCCTTGCTTTCGTCGCGGTTGCTGCTCGCATGCCTCACGGTCGCTTTCGGCTTTCGCTCATCCACGGGGGGTTGGGCTGGTTGGGTGGGTGGATCACGAGCTCCGATCAAGCAGCCATCGGTGGATGGATGCCAGAGCGCCATCCCTCTCCACCCTTCCTTTTCTAGCCAGTGGCCTCGCACTGTCGCGTCGAGGAGACCCCGTGCCCTCATCGACTGGTTGGTGGCTCCCGTGCCGTGCGCCCCGCCACCCATCCGCCCCCATCCGAGGCCGTCGCTTGTGCGGTTCTCCCTGGCAACAAGCGCCCACGAGCGGACCCGCCACGCTCCCTAGTGCGGACACGATTCGGAGTATCTCCTCCTGTACCGCGCCGTACCGAGAAAAGCAGAGAAGCACCGATCCCTACCAGCCCTTGTCCCCCTAGAGGCCCCGTGGTGGTGGCCGCAGTCCTCTGCCACCATTCCCGTTCGGTGCCCGTGCGCGGCACTGCAGCCTGCAGCGCCCAACAGGTAACACTATCTCCGAATACCGTCGTTATCTATATCCTTCTCTATATCCGTTATTTACAGACTTCTCTACAAGATTATCTCCTTTATATcttatttctctccaacaacgttctctaaatctcgttctctatatattaaaccctatattagaaacgtattttgttccaaatttttatacgtacgtatttatcatacctcaaatggtatggacatattttatttttatttaatccagtatttaaaacgtaaagaaaaaatagagaagaggagagagaatctctatatatagaggaaacctgtagcgttctctattttagaggaccatttagagaacgctacTGGAGTATATAGGGAACGGAATCTTCTTTATATATAAGGTAGAGAACGATTTAGAGTTTTGCGTTGGAGAGAGGCTAATGGCAACCCGCAGCAACGGCGTCGCGACGCGCGCTCGCGCCAGAGCCCAAGATCTGCGGCGGGCTGCCCGTCGTCCGTAGCACGGCGAGTTCCGCCGGGCGGGCGAGTTCCGCGGGCGCGCGCGCCGAGGCCGCACGCACGGCCGCGATCCGGCACGCCACGGCGCGCCATGTGAGCGCGCTCCGCGCTGCCGCGAATCTTCGTGCGCCCCCGCAACCCACCCCCCCCACCCCGGGCACAGCAACAGCAAGCAAGCCGTACGTCTCGCCCCGACCGATGCGGCTCCGTGCCTCCCGGCCGCCCGGCGCGCGGGCGCTTCCAAGAACTTTCCGGCCGCAGCCTGCCAGTGCCTGCTGCAGGCGAAGAGCGAGCAGCCTGGCCCGCACGGGATGACGTGGCTCCTCGCCATTGGTTGGTGTGGCGTCACCGGGGAGCGGCTTTCTCCAGGGCGACGTGGAGGAGACCGGTTGGCTGTGCTGACGTCCGCTTTCCCGAAAAGATTCCTCGCGGCCCGATCCGAGCAAAGCGCGCGCGGGCGACGAAAGCCGCCTTCAGTCCTTCACAGCTCAAAGCGGCGTGGGACAGCAAGGCTCGGCGGCGGGGACCCTTTTCGCCGGTGCTCGCGCAGGCCCAACGGCCCTGGAAGCCCAGATCCCCGGACGCTCACACGTGGCGCTACCGGGCCTCGGCTGCTGACGTCGCCGCCGCGGGTCAAGCAAGACATCTATCCGCCGGGACTCCAAGCTCCGTTGCTTACCGGCTAATTTTCTTTTTGCGAAATTGCTTGTTAGAAGTATATCGAAGCATTTTGAGATAACTGAACGGACAAACTCTATAATATATTATTATTTTTATTATCTCACAGTCGTACCATGTTCCTTAATTTATGGAAtagaaaaataaatattataagTTGTATAATAATAATATCTTATCTAAGCGGTTTCATAATTCTTAATTTTAACCTATAAAATTACTATTTCATAAAACAACCATTTTATCTCCCTCCTCCGCATCATAAAAAACCCGCATAAATCTGACTTATGAGACGGCACGCCTCACCATCGCGAACTGGCACTGGCCTGTCACTGACGGGCTGTCCCCACGTGCACGCGCCCAGGGCCCCACCTGCAGAGCCACCAGAGTCCAAGGGGGCGAAGGGATAAACCGGCGAGCGCAGCCCACGAATCACCCCTTTATTAAACCCGTCGAGTATTAAACTATTCCGCGAATCGATCGGTCCACTTACCCCCGCGATAATAAAATATGTTTATATACGCCataaagaaaaggagaaaggagaaaagcCTCGTCCCCGTCCCCCCTTACCTTTGGCTTCTGCGCTGCGCCACCAATCGCCATCGCCTCCTCGCCCAgtctccgcgccgccgccgccgcctcctcccccttcttccccTCCTCCTAGGGTTTCGGTTCCATGCGATCTCGCGCCCGCGGCGGCCGGGAACACTAGGGAGCGCCTCCTCTCCGTGCGAATCTCGAGAGCCGGGCGACCCAATGGGCAAGGGCGGGCAGGACGAGGGCAGGCGGCGGGACGGATCCGCCTCCTCCGGGGCGGACCCGGCCCAGCCGGCCTTCCCGGCGTGGGCGCGCACCCCGAGCGAGTGCCTCGCGGAGCTCGGCGTCTCGGTGGACCGCGGGCTCAGCTCCGAGGAGGCGGCCGCACGGCTGCAGCGGTACGGGCCCAACGAGCTCGAGCGGCACGCCCCGCCGTCGGTCTGGAAGCTCGTGCTCGAGCAGTTCGAGGACACGCTAGTCCGCATCCTGCTCCTGGCGGCCGTCGTCTCGTTCGTGCTCGCGCTCTACGACGGCGCCGAGGGCGGCGAGGTCGGGGTCACCGCCTTCGTCGAGCCGCTCGTCATCTTCCTCATCCTCATCGTAAACGCCGTCGTCGGCGTCTGGCAGGAGAGCAACGCCGAGAAGGCGCTCGAGGCGCTCAAGGAGATCCAGTCCGAGCACGCAACCGTCAAGCGCGACGGTCGGTGGTCACATGGCCTCCCGGCGCGCGACCTCGTCCCGGGGGACATCGTTGAGCTCCGTGTTGGCGACAAGGTCCCCGCAGACATGCGCGTGCTCCAGCTTATCAGCTCGACCCTCCGCGTCGAGCAAGGATCCCTCACTGGTGAGACCGCTTCGGTTAACAAGACCAGCCACAAGATCGAGTTGGAGGACACAGACATCCAGGGAAAGGAGTGCATGGTTTTTGCCGGTACCACTGTTGTTAACGGCAGTGCTGTCTGTGTCGTGACGGGCACAGGCATGGCGACCGAAATTGGCAAGATCCATGCGCAGATCCAGGAAGCATCTCAGGAGGAGGATGACACGCCACTGAAGAAGAAGCTCAATGAGTTCGGTGAGGCGTTAACTGCCATAATTGGTGTGATCTGTGCCTTGGTTTGGCTCATCAACGTGAAGTATTTCCTCTCCTGGGAGTATGTGGACGGTTGGCCTAGGAATTTCAAATTCTCATTTGAGAAGTGCACTTATTACTTTGAGATTGCAGTGGCACTGGCTGTTGCAGCAATTCCAGAGGGTTTGCCTGCTGTGATCACCACATGCTTAGCACTCGGCACAAGGAAGATGGCGCAGAAAAATGCCCTTGTGAGGAAGTTGCCCAGTGTGGAGACATTGGGTTGCACAACTGTCATTTGCTCTGACAAGACAGGAACTTTGACCACCAATCAGATGTCCGCTGTGAAACTTGTAGCGATTGGGAGGTGGCCTGATACACTTAGGACCTTTAAGGTTGATGGGACCACTTATGATCCAACTGATGGGAAAATACACGATTGGCCAAGCTTGAGCATGGATGAAAATCTCCAGATGATTGCAAAGATCGCTGCAGTTTGCAATGATGCAAGCATTGCCCACTCTGAGCATCAATACGTTGCCACAGGGATGCCGACAGAAGCTGCATTGAAGGTATTATTTGTTCATGTGATAAATTTTCTGTTGTACATCACCACAACCATCATTACCTTTTAATTGGAATGCTCTTAGAGTCTTAAGTTGATGCTTCTTGCCTCTGCCTCAAATTTGTCTTACATGTAGCTTGGAAGCAGTCTGCAAAATGTTAATAGCACCTTGtccaataaaaataaaatataatgAAAGAACTGGTATCTACTTTTCTGACCCCATATAAGATTAGATTGGTAATTTATTAGACAGTTCCTTCTTTGAGGTGCTCGATATATGTTGTAATTTACATTCTTATGACTCTCTTATACTTATGGCAGGTTTTGGTTGAGAAAATGGGGCTTCCTGGTGGTTATACCCCATCTTTGGATTCGTCTGATTTGCTAAGTATGTTGATTCCTCTGTGCCTTTGTTAAAAAAATCTGGATGCTTGTTTGAAGAATAAGTAATAACTACTACAACTACTGTTTGAAGGGTGCTGTCAGTGGTGGAGCAATGCTGCTAAGAGAGTAGCAACTCTGGAGTTTGATCGCACCAGAAAATCAATGGGAGTTATTGTTAAAGAAGACTCTGGGAAGAATTTGCTGCTTGTCAAGGTATTATGAATTACTATGATCTATTTCTGCTGCAATTAGCATTCCTTCTACTTTTAGATCATCAGTTGCTACTTTACAGTAATCATCTATTCTAGTTTCATTCTGTTTAAGCAATGAGGAAGATGTAAACAATCACTTGTAGATCATCATGCCCAACCAGCAATCCCATTTTGTTGCGTCCTGCTTTTCCCTCGAAGGGGTGCAACTTTTTGTCATAATAGTTTGCTTCCTTATTAGATACCTCTTTTGATGGAACTGGCATGTTTTGTCACTAGTTGTGATGTGTTTGCTATGTCTTTTCCATTATCCTATTAGTGTTTCATGGTGGAAGTAAACTTTGCAGGGAGCAGTAGAGAATCTGCTAGAGAGATGTGGCTATATTCAATTGCTTGATGGATCTGTTGTGCTCTTGGATGATGGTGCCAAGGCACTCATATTATCTACACTCCGTGACATGTCAGCTGGTGCTTTGCgctgtttgggttttgcttacaAGGAGGATTTGGCAGAATTTGCAACATATGATGGAGAAGAACATGCAGCTCACAAGTACCTGCTTGATCCTTCATACTACTCTTCCATCGAGAGTAATATGATATTTTGTGGTTTTGTTGGTCTAAGGGTGAGGACTTGTACTCCATGGAACCTTTTTTTATAAGATTATTCTAatatgtactccctccgttccaaattttaggtcgttttggcaaatatagatacatagtttttgctatgtatctagacatagtgtttatctaggtgcatagcaaaaattatgtatctagatttgccaaaacgacctacaatttggaacggagggagtatatgcCTCTTCATGTTTACAAAAGCATGCACTTTATAACACTCAAAACTATGACAGGATCCTCCGCGAGAAGAAGTCCACAAAGCAATTGAAGATTGCAGAGCTGCTGGGATTCGTGTTATGGTAATAACAGGTGATAATAAAGAAACAGCAGAGGCCATATGCCGTGAGATTGGGGTGTTCGGTCCTGATGAGGATATCAGTTCGAAGAGCTTCACAGGAAAGGAATTCATGGCGCTTTCTGATAAAAAGAAGCTCCTAAGACAACAGGGTGGCCTTCTCTTCTCCAGGGCAGAGCCAAAACACAAGCAGGAGATTGTCAGATTGCTCAAAGAAGACGGTGAAGTGGTTGCGATGACTGGTGATGGAGTGAATGATGCACCTGCTCTTAAGCTGGCTGATATTGGAGTTGCAATGGGCATTACAGGCACTGAGGTATGGCTTATTTCATTATGGTTGAGATTCCTCAGGTTTTGTGGGAGGGTTTCTGATTCTTCTCCTATCAACTTGTGCCAGGTTGCCAAAGAAGCTTCAGATATGGTGCTTGCAGATGATAACTTCAGTACTATAGTCGCAGCAGTTGGTGAAGGGAGGTCTATTTACAACAACATGAAGGCTTTTATTAGGTCTGTTTTCAGATAACCTATGGCCAACCTTTTGTTTTGTGTACAATTGTTGGATTACATTAAAACCATAGGGTGATGACCGTTGAGTTCATGTGTGTCAATGTGAAATTGCAGATATATGATCTCCTCAAACATTGGAGAAGTTGCGTCCATATTCCTGACATCAGCTTTGGGTATACCAGAAGGCCTTATCCCAGTGCAACTTCTTTGGGTCAATCTTGTTACAGATGGCCCTCCTGCGACAGCTTTGGGTTTCAACCCACCTGATAAAGATATCATGAAGAAACCTCCCCGAAGAAGTGACGACTCATTGATCACCCCTTGGATCCTGTTTCGGTATATGGTATGTTTTCTAGTGAATCATGTTATTGGTTGATGGATTTGAAGTTAACATGCCATGCTCATTTCTTTTTTACATGAAGCTGCCTTGCATTTTATACATACTTTTAAATGAAAGACTAAGTCTTTTAGCGGCACATATTGAATTATTGATATTGTAAACCTGTAGTGGATAGTCTCACGAATATATTTGTCCTAGTTGAATGACACCAATTCGCCTGAGCATACTTGGATATAGTAACTCAAGGTTTAGGTTTTCTTCTGACATGATTGATGACATGAAGGGAAAGCCATGAATTCGACGTAGCTGCACTATTGATGTTTAAATGCTCACGACTTAGATTAAATTTGCATCTATTACCTAAAAAATTGTGGTCATAAAAAGAGACAATGTTGCTCCAAGTTTGTGTTTTCATAATATTTTATCCCATGAAATTATTTCTGAAGTAAATATATTGGCCTGTCAAATCTGATCTAACTGATCTGCAACTAAAGGATAAAGGAATCTAGCTAATAATTGAAGTATCATGATTCATGGAAATCCATTAAATAGCCAAAATTCCACCTTGTAATTTGCCAATTTTTTCCCATTTGGATAATGTATATGGTGCACCACATGAAACATAATGTACCGACATTTTTTCTTACTTGAGATCCTTGTCTTGGCATATGTAGGTTATTGGCCTTTATGTTGGGGTTGCAACAGTGGGAATCTTCATTATCTGGTACACACATGGCTCTTTCCTGGGAATCGACCTGGCCAGTGATGGTCATACTCTTGTGTCATACTCCCAGCTATCAAACTGGGGCCAGTGCTCCACATGGGAGGGCTTCAAGGTGTCACCATTCACAGCAGGAGCAAGCACCTTCAGCTTTGATGCGAACCCGTGTGATTACTTCCAGGGTGGCAAGATTAAAGCGACGACCCTCTCTTTGTCTGTCTTGGTGGCCATTGAGATGTTCAACTCACTCAATGCCCTGTCGGAGGACGGCAGCCTTTTAAGCATGCCACCATGGGTTAACCCATGGCTTCTTCTGGCCATGTCCGTGTCTTTTGGGCTGCATTTCTTGATCCTCTACGTGCCTTTCCTCGCTCAAGTGTTTGGGATTGTGCCCCTCAGTTTCAACGAATGGCTCTTGGTGATAGCAGTGGCCTTCCCAGTGGTGCTGATCGATGAGGTTCTTAAGTTTGTGGGACGGTGCCTGACAGCACGTGCCAGAAAACAGTCAGGGAAGAGGAAGGCGGAGTAGATGCTAGTGATCATCAGTATTAGATTTCTAGTAGTGCCACGGGGAATCGACATTCGATGTGACACCCCATTGTTTTTGAGTTGCAAGGGCTCTCGATCTTTTCTGAGAGTGTTTTTTAGATTGAGCATATGACCGTGCAGGGCAAGTTAGGCTACTATATAGAACTCATAATCAGATCGCAAGGTGAACAGACTGCATTTATTCGTTGTAACGGAAGTTGGTATTGTGAACGTGCTGGAGATACAGCATGTTTGCCTTTTTACCTCTAATGCTGCACTTTATATGCCTGCTGTTAGTGTTGACATATGTTGCTCAGTGTATGCTTGTTGCAGTGCCCTGTTCGGATTAGCTGTGAGAGATTCCTCTTTGTGCAGACGATGATCTgcagcaaagtttcaaattatAGCCACTATATAAGAATTCAAGAGGACCTGAGCCGCCTCTCCTGACAAAATATAGTGAAATAAAGTACTGTACTTTCTTTCTACATGTGGGAATGTACATCGTTTGTTTAAATTTACATGTATGGAACCAAAACTGAGATGCTGCCTTTGAAATTCTGTACGTGGAATGATGTGAAGATGCGCATGGTAGTTTTGGCTTTGTATTTACCTACCCTCCTCGCTCTTGATCATCTTTGAGAAGACTCTCCTCATGGACATGCCATCGAGGTCCCCCAAATTCGCGGACATGGTGCTGGCAGACCCATCGCTGGCGGTCGACAGGTTGCGCTGGTACTCGGGAACGAGCTTCGTGTCGTCCGTGCCGGAGCTGTCCGGCGACGCCTCCTGCAGCTGCAGCGCGTACTCGAGGCACCAGAGCACGTCTCCCATGGCGGGCCGCTCCACGCCGTACTCGGCGAGGCACTTCTCCGCGGTGTCCGCGAACTTCTTGAGCGACTCCGGCCGTATCGTCCCGGCGATCCGCTGGTCGACGATGCTGTCGAGCTCGCCGTTCTTGAGCCGCTTCGTGGCCCACTCCGCGAGGTTCACCATGTCGTGGGGGAGCGTGGGGTCGATCACCGGGCGGGCGCAGAGCACCTCGAGCAGGACGACGCCGAAGGAGTAGACGTCGGACTTCTCCGTCAGCATCTGCCGCCGGAAGTACTCCGGGTCGAGGTACCCGAAGCTGCCCTTGACGGCGGTGCTGACGTGCGTCTTGTCCAGCTCCGGCCCGGTCTTGGACAGCCCGAAGTCGGCGACCTTGGCCATGAAGCTGTCGTCGAGGAGGATGTTGGCCGACTTGACGTCCCGGTGGATGATCGCCTTGGCCCCCGAGCCCGTGTGGAGGTAGTGCAGGCCCCTGGCGGCGCCGATGCTGACCTCGAGCCTCTGCTTCCACGACAGGGGAGGCAGCTCCGAGTCGTAGAGGTGGCTCCGGAGCGTGCCCCTGGCCATGTACTCGTACACCAGGATCATCTCGCCGCGCTCGTCGCAGTAGCCGATGAGCGACACCAGGTGGCGGTGGCGCAGCCGGGAGAGCAGCTCGATCTCCGTGCGGAACTCGTTGAGCCCCTGCCGCGACCGCCGGTTGCCGCGCTTCACGGCCACTCGCGTGTCGTCCCGCAGCGTGCCC from Panicum hallii strain FIL2 chromosome 9, PHallii_v3.1, whole genome shotgun sequence includes:
- the LOC112875582 gene encoding calcium-transporting ATPase 4, endoplasmic reticulum-type-like, which codes for MFIYAIKKRRKEKSLVPVPPYLWLLRCATNRHRLLAQSPRRRRRLLPLLPLLLGFRFHAISRPRRPGTLGSASSPCESREPGDPMGKGGQDEGRRRDGSASSGADPAQPAFPAWARTPSECLAELGVSVDRGLSSEEAAARLQRYGPNELERHAPPSVWKLVLEQFEDTLVRILLLAAVVSFVLALYDGAEGGEVGVTAFVEPLVIFLILIVNAVVGVWQESNAEKALEALKEIQSEHATVKRDGRWSHGLPARDLVPGDIVELRVGDKVPADMRVLQLISSTLRVEQGSLTGETASVNKTSHKIELEDTDIQGKECMVFAGTTVVNGSAVCVVTGTGMATEIGKIHAQIQEASQEEDDTPLKKKLNEFGEALTAIIGVICALVWLINVKYFLSWEYVDGWPRNFKFSFEKCTYYFEIAVALAVAAIPEGLPAVITTCLALGTRKMAQKNALVRKLPSVETLGCTTVICSDKTGTLTTNQMSAVKLVAIGRWPDTLRTFKVDGTTYDPTDGKIHDWPSLSMDENLQMIAKIAAVCNDASIAHSEHQYVATGMPTEAALKVLVEKMGLPGGYTPSLDSSDLLRCCQWWSNAAKRVATLEFDRTRKSMGVIVKEDSGKNLLLVKGAVENLLERCGYIQLLDGSVVLLDDGAKALILSTLRDMSAGALRCLGFAYKEDLAEFATYDGEEHAAHKYLLDPSYYSSIESNMIFCGFVGLRDPPREEVHKAIEDCRAAGIRVMVITGDNKETAEAICREIGVFGPDEDISSKSFTGKEFMALSDKKKLLRQQGGLLFSRAEPKHKQEIVRLLKEDGEVVAMTGDGVNDAPALKLADIGVAMGITGTEVAKEASDMVLADDNFSTIVAAVGEGRSIYNNMKAFIRYMISSNIGEVASIFLTSALGIPEGLIPVQLLWVNLVTDGPPATALGFNPPDKDIMKKPPRRSDDSLITPWILFRYMVIGLYVGVATVGIFIIWYTHGSFLGIDLASDGHTLVSYSQLSNWGQCSTWEGFKVSPFTAGASTFSFDANPCDYFQGGKIKATTLSLSVLVAIEMFNSLNALSEDGSLLSMPPWVNPWLLLAMSVSFGLHFLILYVPFLAQVFGIVPLSFNEWLLVIAVAFPVVLIDEVLKFVGRCLTARARKQSGKRKAE